AGCTGGGCGACTCGTAGAGTCGCCGAATGAGCGAGCGGGAGCGACCGCAGGGAGCGACACGCGAGCTGGGCGGCGCGTAAGCGTCACCGGACAGGCGAGCGGGAGCGAGCGATCGACCTATTCAGACCGGCCGACCGTTTCTCGGAGCCCGTCGACGCCGACGCCGAACGCGAGCCACCCCGCGATCAGCAGGGCCGTCGCAGTGAGAAGGAACGTTCTCGACCTGCGAGCGAGCCAGACCCACGACGAAGACCTGACCGACGAACAGCACCGCTACGGTGCCGACCACGAACAGCCAGACGTCCGCGACGGTCGCGTCGAGCCGGTCGGCACCTCCCCGGACGAACCGGACGGCGACGACGGCGGCGGCGACCGTCCCGCCCAGCCACATGCGCACCTGCGTGAACGGATCGGGCGGGGCGAGCATCGGGGTGAGCCCGAACACGAGCGGCACCAGCGCGACGAAGGTCAAGAGGACGGCCAGCGAGTCTCTCATCGACGGTTCCGTGACGTCCATCGGTGAAAACAATGTCCGTCCACCGGCGAACTCGACCCCGGCCGCTCCGGAGCGGACGCGATCGAACGGTTCCCGGAACGACCCTCGACGCGGCGAAGACGGGCGAGGGGTCCCGCCGCTCTAGGTCGACGTTATTCCGATAACCGGGACATATCCTTCCCCGCGAGTCACCAAGGGTAGGTATGGTCGACGTCGTCGGACACCTCGGCATGGCGCTCGTGTGGCTCGCCCCCGCGTGGTTCTTCGTCGCGGAGGCCAGGACCGCGGTGACGTTCGTCGGCGCGGGCGTCTGGTTCGGGATGCTCCCCGACCTGGACCTCTACCTGCGGGGGATCTTCCCGACGGTACAGCACCACGGCGTGCTCCACACCGTCCTCGCCGTGTCTCTGGTCGCCGCCGTCGCGGGCCCGATACTCGGATGGATCCTGAAGCGGACGCTGGACGACAGCCGCTGGTTCTCGGAGCGCGCGGAGAACGACGCGTTCGCGCTCGGCTTCCTGGCCGTCTGGATCCCCGGGCTCGCGCACGTCTTCGCTGACATGCTGTCGGCCCCGGACATCGCCCAGGCGGTCGAGCCGTTCTGGCCGCTCTACCGGCAGTCGCTCGGCATCGACGTCGTCTGGTACAACAACCCCTGGTTCAACTGGGGACTGCTGATCGCTGGCCTCGCGCTCAACCTCGCCCTGTACTGGCAGTACTCGCGGACCGCGTCGCCGGTGCCCGCCGGCCAGTAGCGGCCCCGACCGCTCTCACCCCGCGAACTCGACGCCGGTCACCTCGAAGCGCGCGCCGCCCTCGTCGCCCTCGATCACGCTGCCCTCCCAGCCGTGGGCGTCGACGGAGAGGCGGCCGCCGTCGGCGTTGATCTCCCAGGCGTCGCTGGCGGCGCGCTCGAGGGAGACGGCGCTAGAGCAGGTCTTCGAGCACCCGATGAACGAAGCCGCCGGCGTCGTCTTTCGCCATCCCCTCCAGCGGACGCACGTGCCCGATACCTTCGCAGGTAATATCTGGCAACGGGCCTACGAGGCCTACGTGGCCGACCCGGACCCGCTGCCGGCGTCCTACGAGTCGGTCCCGCGGGCGGTGCTCAACGCAGTCCTCCACCTGCGCGAGAATCGGGGCCTGCGACCCGCCGTAGACGGGCGGTGTGTCGAGCGCTGCGAGCGAGCGACCGTCGCGGGCCCGGTCTGTCACGTCCGCCAGAGCTTCGTCTCGCCGGTGACGAGTTCGTCCTCCGTCGAGAACGGGCTCCACGTCCGGGTCGACGGCGAGATGATATCCGTCGGCGGATCCGGGGCCTTCGTCGAGGACGTCGAGGACGTCGAGGACGTCGAGACGACGCTCGAACCCGCCCGATCCGCGGTCGCGTCGGAGCGGTCACCGGGTCGGTTCGCGGCCCGCGGTGACCAGCAGCGAGTAGGCGATGACCGCGAACCCGACCGCTGTCAGCGCCGTCTCGACGACGAGCGCGGTGC
This genomic interval from Halomicrobium urmianum contains the following:
- a CDS encoding metal-dependent hydrolase: MVDVVGHLGMALVWLAPAWFFVAEARTAVTFVGAGVWFGMLPDLDLYLRGIFPTVQHHGVLHTVLAVSLVAAVAGPILGWILKRTLDDSRWFSERAENDAFALGFLAVWIPGLAHVFADMLSAPDIAQAVEPFWPLYRQSLGIDVVWYNNPWFNWGLLIAGLALNLALYWQYSRTASPVPAGQ